A single window of Pyrus communis chromosome 10, drPyrComm1.1, whole genome shotgun sequence DNA harbors:
- the LOC137747590 gene encoding anthocyanidin 3-O-glucosyltransferase 5-like, translating into MSSKQHAAILCGPGMGHLIPVLELGKRLVTHLNFAVTIFISPSSEAELKAATSTKILDIVQLPRPDISGLVGPDTSVTTNLVVMMRELRHEFRSAVRAMKFTPTMLIVDLFGTESFPIAEELGIPKYLFFASNAWFFSFLICSLTFDKEVEGNFVDHKEPLKIPGCREFRPQLDVFDVMLYRTNQQYHDFVGIASRIPKCSDGILLNTWEELEPTTLAALRDENLLGQHLTVPVYPIGPIIRPNDLSCSKGKVFDWLDKQPSESVIFVSFGSGGALSHEQMTEIAWGLEFSQQRFIWVIRAPTTTTADAAYFTADCDNEDLLKYLPEGFVDRTKDLGLVIPLWAPQVEILAHPSVGGFLSHCGWSSTLESLTNGVPMIVWPLHAEQRPNATLLTEEFKVAVRSKIPPWKKMVDGKEIEKMVRMIMEDQKGFVLRERMKKLKESAAQALEEGGSSRNALSQFAKHGESMHMKLANVNVRN; encoded by the coding sequence ATGAGCTCCAAGCAACATGCAGCCATTCTCTGCGGCCCGGGAATGGGGCACCTTATTCCCGTCCTCGAGCTAGGAAAACGGCTCGTCACGCACCTAAACTTTGCGGTCACAATCTTCATCTCCCCGTCTTCCGAGGCGGAACTCAAGGCAGCCACGTCCACAAAAATATTGGACATCGTCCAACTCCCACGCCCGGACATTTCTGGCCTCGTGGGCCCGGACACCTCAGTCACTACAAACCTGGTCGTAATGATGCGAGAGCTACGACATGAGTTCCGGTCAGCCGTACGTGCCATGAAGTTCACCCCGACCATGCTTATCGTGGACCTGTTCGGCACCGAATCGTTTCCCATTGCCGAGGAGCTAGGGATTCCAAAGTACTTGTTCTTTGCTTCCAATGCATGGTTTTTCTCGTTCTTGATTTGCTCTCTGACATTCGACAAGGAAGTCGAAGGAAACTTCGTTGACCACAAAGAGCCGTTGAAGATCCCAGGTTGTAGGGAGTTCCGTCCGCAGCTCGATGTCTTTGATGTTATGTTGTACCGGACCAACCAGCAATACCATGATTTTGTTGGGATAGCAAGCCGGATCCCTAAGTGTAGTGATGGGATCTTGCTAAACACCTGGGAGGAGTTAGAGCCCACTACCCTTGCGGCGCTTAGAGATGAGAACTTGTTGGGCCAGCACTTGACAGTGCCGGTTTATCCAATTGGGCCCATAATAAGGCCTAATGATTTGTCATGTTCAAAGGGAAAGGTGTTTGATTGGCTAGACAAGCAACCTAGTGAGTCCGTAATTTTCGTGTCGTTTGGTAGTGGTGGGGCTTTGTCGCACGAGCAAATGACTGAGATTGCTTGGGGTTTGGAGTTCAGCCAACAACGATTCATTTGGGTGATACGCGCTCCCACCACAACAACTGCGGATGCGGCCTATTTTACGGCTGACTGTGATAATGAAGACCTGTTGAAGTACTTGCCTGAAGGGTTTGTTGATCGAACCAAGGACCTTGGGCTTGTTATTCCTTTGTGGGCCCCACAAGTTGAGATTTTGGCCCATCCATCGGTCGGAGGATTTTTGTCGCATTGTGGTTGGAGCTCAACTCTAGAGAGCCTAACCAATGGAGTGCCTATGATTGTTTGGCCGCTTCATGCGGAGCAGAGGCCGAACGCCACACTGTTGACAGAAGAGTTCAAAGTGGCAGTGCGGTCGAAGATACCGCCGTGgaagaaaatggtggatggaAAAGAGATAGAGAAAATGGTGAGGATGATTATGGAGGACCAAAAAGGCTTTGTTTTGAGGGAAAGAATGAAGAAGCTAAAAGAAAGTGCCGCACAGGCTTTGGAAGAAGGGGGTTCATCTCGTAATGCTCTTTCTCAATTTGCAAAGCATGGCGAGTCGATGCACATGAAGCTTGCCAATGTTAATGTCCGAAACTGA
- the LOC137747807 gene encoding uncharacterized protein, with protein MFNISRSLFTDEIEQVEPLREFKMPHFTSFKGDEEPERHLKHYRSTMILYQNNNDLMCKIFATTLQGEAQDWFCTLPPKSVRSFNELSSVFTKEYSSYRSIKKKSDHLFNSKKNPKESFRDYVKRFKAKKERIVGYNDLIARAAFQKGLPADHQLFRKLIMKEDLTLADYFALAEKYALWDEAR; from the coding sequence ATGTtcaacataagcaggtcactTTTCACGGACGAGATCGAGCAGGTAGAGCCTCTACGCGAGTTCAaaatgccacatttcacatctttcaaaggggATGAAGAACCGGAGAGACATTTGAAGCATTATCGAAGCACAATGATCCTCTATCAAAACAACAAtgatctcatgtgcaagatattcgccaccactCTACAAGGCGAAGCGCAAGATTGGTTCTGCACCCTGCCGCCAAAATCTGTACGAAGTTTCAACGAACTTTCTTCGGTTtttaccaaagaatattcatcatatcgctcgatcaaaaagaagtccgaccatttgttcaattccaagaagaacccaaaagagTCGTTTCgtgactatgtgaagaggttcaaagcaaaGAAGGAAAGGATAGTCGGATATAACGACTTGATAGCTAgagcagccttccaaaaaggacttccAGCAGACCACCAGCTATTCagaaaattgatcatgaaagaagatctaactctagCAGACTATTTTGCTCTGGCAGAGAAGTATGCACTTTGGGATGAGGCACGCTAA
- the LOC137746768 gene encoding aminopeptidase P1-like produces MADTLSALRSLMVSHSPPLDALVVPSEDYHQSEYVSERDKRREFVSGFTGSAGLALITKNEARLWTDGRYFLQATQELSDQWQLMRMGEDPAVDVWMADNLPQDSAIGIDPWCVSINTAQLWECAFAKKRQKLVQTSTNLVDEVWKNQPPTEINPVIVHPLEYAGRSVADKLKNLTEKIVRENARGIIISALDEVAWLYNIRGTDVAYNPVVHAFAIMTSNSAFLYVDKRKVSSEVNSYLEENGIEVRDYKAVSSDVALLASNQLKPSCTVKGTEAEKPNGGNKAEETDNDLIWADPGSCCYALYSRLNPEKVILQPSPLALAKALKNPVELEGLRKAHIRDGVAVVQYLVWLDKQAQEIYGASGFFLEGEATDKKNQTKTAKLTEVTVSDKLEGFRASKENFRGLSFPTISSVGPNAAIIHYSPEAETCAEFDPDSIYLFDSGAQYLDGTTDITRTVHFGKPSAHEKACYTAVLKGHLGLGNARFPNGTNGNALDILARVPLWKSGLDYRHGTGHGVGSYLNVHEGPHLISFRPHARNVPLQVSMTVTDEPGYYEDGKFGIRLENVLVINEADTKFNFGDKGYLQFEHITWAPYQRKLIDLSLLVPEELEWLNTYHSKCRDILAPYLDESEKAWLKKATEPISV; encoded by the exons AGTGAGTATGTTTCGGAACGAGACAAACGGCGTGAGTTCGTTTCCGGCTTCACCGGGAGTGCTG GTCTGGCATTAATAACAAAGAACGAAGCACGGCTATGGACGGATGGTCGGTACTTTTTGCAGGCAACGCAAGAACTCAGTGACCAGTGGCAGCTTATGCGAATGGGAGAAGACCCGGCCGTCGATGTCTGGATGGCAGAT AATCTACCTCAAGATTCAGCCATTGGTATTGATCCTTGGTGCGTGTCAATAAACACCGCGCAACTATGGGAGTGTGCCTTTGCCAAGAAACGACAGAAGTTGGTTCAGACTTCCACAAATTTGGTAGACGAAGTTTGGAAAAATCAGCCTCCCACAGAAATTAATCCCGTCATTGTACATCCTTTGGAATATGCTGGTCGTTCTGTTGCGGATAAGTTGAAGAATTTAACAGAAAAAATCGTACGAGAGAATGCTCGTGGTATAATCATCTCAGCGCTTGATGAG GTTGCTTGGTTGTATAATATTCGGGGCACTGATGTTGCCTACAATCCAGTTGTTCATGCATTTGCTATCATGACATCCAACTCGGCTTTCCTTTATGTGGACAAAAGGAAGGTTTCCTCTGAG GTAAACTCTTACTTGGAAGAAAATGGCATCGAAGTTCGGGACTATAAAGCAGTGAGCTCAGATGTTGCCTTGCTTGCATCTAATCAGCTCAAACCTTCATGTACAGTTAAAGGAACCGAAGCTGAAAAGCCTAATGGTGGAAACAAAGCAGAAGAAACAGATAATGACCTCATATGGGCTGACCCTGGTTCATGCTGTTATGCTTTGTATTCAAGACTAAACCCCGAAAAAGTTATCTTGCAGCCGTCGCCTTTGGCCCTAGCAAAAGCTCTAAAG AACCCGGTCGAGTTGGAAGGGTTAAGGAAAGCTCATATCCGAGATGGAGTAGCTGTTGTGCAATATCTTGTATGGTTGGATAAGCAG GCGCAGGAGATATATGGGGCTTCCGGCTTCTTTTTGGAGGGGGAGGCAACAGATAAGAAAAACCAAAC GAAAACTGCAAAGCTAACCGAGGTGACTGTAAGTGATAAGCTGGAGGGGTTTCGAGCATCAAAAGAG AACTTTAGAGGTTTGAGTTTCCCGACTATTTCGTCTGTTGGCCCAAATGCGGCAATCATTCATTATTCACCGGAAGCAGAAACTTGTGCTGAGTTTGATCCAGACAGCATCTATCTTTTTGACTCTGGGGCACAG TATCTTGATGGAACAACTGACATAACACGGACGGTTCATTTTGGAAAACCTTCAGCTCATGAGAAAGCATGCTATACGGCA GTCCTCAAGGGTCATTTAGGTCTCGGGAATGCTCGATTTCCGAATGGAACCAATG GAAATGCGCTTGACATTCTTGCTCGAGTTCCTTTGTGGAAGAGTGGTCTTGATTATCGACATGGTACTGGTCATGGGGTTGGGTCTTATCTAAATGTTCATGAAG GTCCACATTTAATTAGTTTCAGACCACATGCTCGAAATGTCCCACTGCAAGTTTCCATGACTGTAACAGATG AACCTGGATACTACGAGGACGGGAAATTTGGTATAAGATTGGAGAACGTGCTTGTAATCAACGAAGCTGATACAAAGTTCAACTTTGGTGACAAGGGTTACTTGCAATTTGAGCATATAACATGG GCACCATACCAGAGAAAGTTGATCGACTTGAGTCTTTTAGTACCTGAAGAACTGGAATGGCTCAACACCTACCATTCCAAATGTAGGGACATTCTGGCTCCATACTTGGATGAATCTGAGAAGGCATGGCTGAAAAAAGCCACTGAACCCATAAGCGTGTGA